DNA from Arthrobacter sp. SLBN-112:
CGGCTCTCCGTTGCCCGGGCCGTGCCCGAGCAGGAAGACGCCCCGAGCGAGATCCGTGCCGCCGGCGTCATCATCGACGAGGCAAGCTACACGGCACGGGTCAACGGCGCGCCGCTGAACCTGACCTTCAAGGAGTTCGAACTCCTGAAATACCTGGCGCAGCATCCCGGCCGCGTGTTCACCCGCCAGCAGCTGCTCACCGAGGTGTGGGGCTACGACTACTACGGCGGCACCCGCACCGTGGACGTCCACGTCCGGCGCCTCCGCGCCAAACTCGGCGCGGACCACGAGAACCTGATCAGCACGGTCAGGAACGTTGGCTACCGCCTCACCCTGGTCCGGCAGCAGGAAGACGAACTCACCGAGGCCTGAGCCCCGGCCCGCCATTGACGTATAGCCTTGGCTCATGACTCCAGCGCATCCGCAGAAGTGGCCCGTCCATGTCGTCCGGGGCGGAGTTGATCAACGACTCCTCAAGGACTGCCGCGACCTCCTGGCGGCGGCTGAGGAATCGGATGGAAACCCTTCCATTTCCGAGCAGAGCCTGGTGACCATGCGTGCCGGGGATTCCGCCGGGCACACGCTGCTGACGCTGGCCCTCTATGCGCCCGATGAGGACTCAGATCCCGCCACCGGAGAGGACCTGGCCGGGTTCGCAGTCGTGGTTGAGGAACCGGACGGCAACGGCATCCTGGAGATCGCCGTTCACCCCTCCTACCGGAACCAGGGAGTCGCGGACCGGCTGGTCGGCGCCCTCAAGGAAGTACGGGGCTTTGACGGGCTGAACGCCTGGTCCCACGGCAACCATGAGGCCGCCGCCGATCTTGCGGCGCGCTACGGCTACGCGCCGGTGCGTGAGTTGTGGAAGATGCGGATGACGACGGCGGGCGCGGAGCTTCCCGACGCCGGCCTCCCGGACGGGGTGGCCATCCGCCCCTTCGTGCCGGGCAAGGATGAGGACGCCTGGCTGGCCGCCAACAGGGCAGCCTTCGCCCACCATCCCGAGCAGGGGAACCTCACCCGGGCCGACCTCGAGGCGCGCATGGCGGAGGACTGGTTCGATCCCGCGGGTTTCTTCCTGGCGGAGGACCGGGACGGCCGCCTGCTGGGCTACCACTGGACCAAGGTCCACCCCCGGCACGGCTCGCACCCCGCGATCGGTGAGGTGTACGTGGTGGGCATAACGCCGGAAGCCCAGGGCATGGGCCTGGGCAAGGCCCTGACCATCGCCGGCATCAAGCACCTCCGCGACGCCGGGCTGAACGGGGTCATGCTCTATGTGGACGCCGACAATACCGCCGCTGTTGCCCTGTACCGGCGGCTCGGTTTCACGCGCTGGGACATGGACGTCATGTATGGACCGGCGGCAGGGTAGGCAGGGCAGCAACAACGTTCCCCTGCAGGGCGTAAAACAAGGGCCGTGGGGCAGGTGAATGCTTGTAAGGTTGAAAGGGAACCGCGCGGGGCGGAAGCGCCGGCACCAACGCGCAAGCTAAAGGAGAAGCCATGAACCCGGAACCCTCCGGAACAGCTACGTCCCAGGAAGTTGCGGTGCCCGTCCGGGCACGCTTCGGCTCCTCCGAGGTACCGGCGTCCAGGGCTACCCAGGACCGCATCGACATTCCGGAATTCGCACCGAACCTGCAGCCGGAAGGCGACATCCGGCCGGACCGCTTCCTGGACCGTGAGCTGAGCTGGCTCGCCTTCAACTCCCGCGTACTGGAGCTGGCCGAGGACCCCACCCTGCACCTGCTGGAACGCGTCAGCTTCCTTTCCATCTTCGCCTCCAACCTGGACGAGTTCTTCATGGTCCGCGTCGCCGGCCTCAAGCGCCGCATCGCCACGGGCCTCGCCGTCCCGTCGCCCGCCGGCCTGAGCCCTGTCGAGGTGCTGGAACGCATCAGCGAGGAAGCCCACCGGCTCCAGGAGCGGCACGCCGAGGTCTACGCCGACCAGATCCGCCCCGCCCTGGCCTACGAGCACATCCACCTCATGCACTGGGACGAACTGGACGACGCCGCAAAGCAGCAGCTCAGCGTGATGTTCGCGGAAAAAGTCTTCCCCATCCTTACCCCCTTGGCCGTTGACCCCGCCCACCCCTTCCCCTACATCTCCGGCCTGTCGCTGAACCTTGCCGTGGTGGTCCGGAACCCGATCAGCGACAAGGAACTCTTCGCCCGCGTCAAGGTCCCGGACCAGCTGCCGCGCCTGATCTCCATTGATGGTCCGCGCGCCGGCGCAATCCCCGGCCGGGTGGCCCGGTTCATCGCGCTCGAGGAAGTCATCGCCGTCCACCTGGACAAGCTGTTCCCGGGCATGGAGGTCCTGGAGCACCACACCTTCCGCGTCACACGCAACGAGGACGTCGAGGTGGAGGAGGACGACGCCGAGAACCTCCTGCAGGCCCTGGAGAAGGAACTCCTGCGCCGCCGCTTCGGCCCGCCGGTCAGGCTTGAAGTCACCCATGACATCAACCCCAACATCCGTGCGCTGCTGATCCGTGAGCTGGGCGTGGAAGAGTCAGAGGTCTACTCGGTGCCGGCACCGCTGGACCTCCGGGGCCTGTCCGTTATCGCCGCCATCGACCGGGCGGACCTGCACTACCCCAAGCACGTCCCGCACACCTCGCGGTACCTGAACGAGTCCGAAACCTCCAAGGCCGCGAACGTGTTTGCCGCCATGCGCCGCCGCGACATCCTGCTGCACCACCCGTACGATTCATTCTCCACGTCCGTGCAGGCGTTCCTGGAACAGGCTGCGGCGGACCCCAAGGTGCAGGCCATCAAGCAGACCCTGTACCGCACCTCCGGCGACTCCCCCATTGTGGACGCCCTGATTGACGCGGCCGAGGCCGGCAAGCAGGTCCTGGCCCTGGTGGAGATCAAGGCGCGGTTCGATGAGCAGGCCAACATCTCCTGGGCCCGCAAACTGGAGCAGGCCGGCGTGCACGTGGTGTACGGGATCGTCGGCCTGAAGACGCACTGCAAGCTTTCCCTGGTGGTCCGGCAGGAAGTGGACGGGTTGCGCCGCTACTGCCACATCGGCACCGGCAATTACCACCCCCGGACCGCCCGCTACTACGAGGACCTGGGCCTGCTGACCGCGAACGAACAGGTGGGCGAGGACCTGTCCAAGCTGTTCAACCAGCTTTCCGGCTACGCCCCCAAGTCCACCTTCAAGCGGCTCCTGGTGGCGCCGCGTTCCGTCCGGTCCGGGCTGATCGACCGGATCGAGACCGAGATCCGCAACGCCCGGGCCGGGGTGCCCGGGCAGGTGCAGATTAAGGTGAACTCCATGGTGGATGAGGCCATCATTGACTCGCTGTACCGCGCCTCGCAGGCGGGGGTCAAAGTGGACGTGGTGGTCCGTGGGATCTGCTCCCTGCGCCCCGGCGTTCCCGGTTTGAGCGACAACATCACCGTCCGCTCCATCCTGGGCCGGTTCCTGGAGCACTCGCGGGTGTTCGCCTTCGCCAACGGCGGGGACCCCGTGGTGTACATCGGCTCAGCCGACATGATGCACCGCAACCTGGACCGCAGGGTGGAGGCACTGGTTCAGCTGACCAGCGCGGACGACATCACCTACGTCCTTGACCTCCTGAAGCGGTACATGGCACCGGAAACGTCCAGCTGGCACCTGGACAACGAGGGCCGCTGGACCCGGCACCACCTGTCTGAGGACGGGAAGCCGCTGGAAGACGTCCAATCCTGGCTGTTGGCGTCCCGGCCGCGTCAACGCAGCCTGAGCCGGCGATAGGCAGCCGCGTTGTCGAGCGATGCACTCGTAGCTGACCAGACTGACCACCCGGGGGAACCCGTCGCCGTAACCGCTGCGGGTGCCATCCCGTGGCGGGTTAACAAGGATGGCCTTGAAGTGGCGCTGATCCACCGGCCGCGCTACGACGACTGGTCGTGGCCCAAGGGAAAGATCGACAACGGCGAGACCGTTCCCGAATGCGCCGTCCGTGAGGTGTGGGAGGAGATCGGCCTCCGGGCGCCGCTTGGGATACCCCTGCCGCCCATCCACTACCACGTATCATCCGGCCTCAAGGTGGTCTACTACTGGGCGGTCAAGGTCAACGGCAACACCCTGGTCCCGGACGGCAAGGAGGTGGACAGCGTCATGTGGTGCGCCCCCGAAAAGGCGGCCCGCCTGCTGTCCAACCCCTCCGACGTCGTCCCTCTTGAATACCTGCGTGACGCGCACGAACGGGGCACGCTGGACACCTGGCCGCTGCTGGTGCTCCGCCATGCCAAGGCCAAACCGCGCTCATCCTGGAGCAAGGCGGAGGGCGAGCGTCCGCTCGCGGCCACCGGCACCCGGCAGGCGCAGGCCGTGGGCCGGCTCCTGCAGGCATGGAAGCCGATGCGGGTGGTCACCAGTCCGTGGCTGCGCTGCGTCGCCACCGTGGCCCCCTATGCGCGGGCCACGGGAGCAAAGGTGAAGCTGGCGGAAGGCCTGACCGAGCACAAGCATCAGCGCAGTCCCAAGAAGACGGCTGCGGTCATCGAGTCCCTTTTCGACAAGCAGCGGCCCGTGGTTGTCTGTACGCACCGGCCCGCGCTGCCCACCGTCCTCAAGCAGCTGGCGGAGCACATGCCCTCGCACCTGACGAGACTGCTGCCGGCCAAGGAACCCTACCTGTCCCCCGGCGAAGTGGTGGTGTGCCACGTGGCCAATGGTGGGAAGAAACGGGTAGTGGCGGTGGAGCAGTTCAAGCCCTTCGACGACTAGCCGCGGTCCTCGCAGCTTGACCCAAGGCTCTTGTCGGCATTGACTTAGTGGCACGACGCACCGTTCTGGGGGGATAACGTGCAGGCTGCCACAATTGCTGTTGTCAACGATGTTCCACCGATGGCTCTCCTGGGGCCGTTCCTGCTTGCCGGCGGCGTATATTTCCTGCTCCGGTCCCTCATCCGGGGAGGCAGTGGGAGTGACCGTGCGGCAACCGCGTCCCGGCACGCCTTCTGGGTCGGCCTGGTTGGGTGGCTGGCAAGTTCGTTGTTGCCGGCTGCCAATGCAGGGATCCTTCCGATTTCCCCGGGTGCCACTGTTCCTGTGGACATTCCGTCTGCCCTTGCGTGGCCGGTCCTTGGCTGCCTGGCCGTTCATGCGCTGGGGCAACTCAGCTACCCCAGAGGCTCCGTAACGCCTCGACAATCCGGAAACCCACGGCGGGTCCGGGATCTTCTCCCACGCAGGCTCGGTTGGACCGTCCTGGCGGTCTTCGTGGGAGCTGCCGCACAGATTCTGTGGACCTCCACCTTGCCGCGCTTCGCCCCTCTCCCCTATGAGTCACAGCCGGACGGCGCAGGCGGCTACTCGACCGTGGGCGGCGAAGGCCGCATTCCCGGCGCCGAGCTGGCAGGTTACCTCGGTGGCGCCCTGCTGGTGCTGGCGGCGGGAACCCTGGTTGTCCTGGTCCTGATCACCCGCCGCTCGCTGTTGGCGGGGCTCACTTCCCTGCAGGATAGCCTTCTCCGGACCATCACCATGAACCGGCTGCTCCGGACTGTTGCCACCGTTGCCTCCGGCCTTGGGGCAATTGCCGGTAACCACGCGGCTCGACCGGATCCCGCCCTGGGACCCACAAGTTGGATGAACCCGGCAGGCATGCTCAACCTGGCGGTCCTGCTGTTGATGCTGTGCTGGCCCCCTCCCAAGCTGGAAGGCCCAAATGGGATGGGGCGTGGCGCCCCCACCGCGGCCCAGCCCGCAACAAGATTGTCCGTATCCATCGGTGCGGCCATGGGGTTGGCCGCCTTCGTCCCCGCGCCGGCAGTGCTGTTCGTGCCGGGCGCCATCGCCGGCGGCCCTGCAGTTCTGGTAGCTCTTTCGGCCGCCGCCATTTTGGCTGTTGTGGCCGGCGGCGAGGTCCTGCTGCACCGCAACCATGGCTTGGAGACCGAGCCCCGCCACTGGCCACGCCAGCCCGTCTCCCCTGCCCTGATGTCCATGCTGGTCGTATCGGCAGCCGTTCTGGTTGCGGTGATTGTGGCTGTCGCGGTGCGGCAGGCTGAGGTTTTAGTGCAGCCAACGTGGGAGGTGACCGCCTTGACCAGCGCAGGCATTGCGTTCTTGTCCGGCATTCCCCTGATGCTTGCCCGGCGTCGATACAGTGTTGCGGCCACGGTCCCGGACCTGGACGCCGCGCTCCGGGCCATCACGGTGCATCGTGTGGTCCGGACGCTGGCCGCATTCTTCGCCGCGCAGGCCGGGGTGCTGTTGATGAGCTCAGGCCCGAAACTGCATACGGCATCGCCCCTTGGTCCTGAACGGTGGGACTCCGTCTGGCAGGCCGCGTCCGCCGTCGGGGTTGTCCTGGTCACGGCGGCCGTGGTGGTCGCCGTGATCCCTGTGGGGGCGTCCGGCCGCGGGGCGCCCGGCCTTTCCCGACGGCCAGCCAGTAGACTTGGGGCGTGAGCATCCCTACGCCTTATGAAGATCTCCTGCGCGACGTCCTGGCCTCCGGCACCCATAAATCGGACCGCACGGGAACCGGAACCACCAGCGTTTTCGGCCGCCAGATGCGGTTTGACCTGGCCAAGACCTTCCCGCTGATCACCACCAAGCGGGTCCACTTCAAGTCCGTGGCAGTTGAACTCCTATGGTTCCTGCGCGGCGAAACCAACATCAAGTGGATGCAGGACCAGGGCGTCACTATCTGGAATGAATGGGCTGACGAGGACGGCGACCTTGGCCCCGTCTATGGCGTTCAGTGGCGCAGCTGGCCCACTCCTGACGGCGGACACATCGACCAGATCGCCGAGCTGGTGGAGAACCTGAAGAGCAACCCGGACTCCCGGCGGCACATGGTCTCCGCCTGGAACGTGGCCGAGCTCAACGACATGGCGCTGCCGCCGTGCCACGCGTTCTTCCAGTTCTACGTGGCCAACGGCAAGCTCTCCTGCCAGCTTTACCAGCGCAGCGCCGACATGTTCCTGGGTGTGCCGTTCAACATCGCCTCCTACGCGCTGCTCACCTGCATGGTGGCCCAGCAGGTGGGGCTTGAGCCCGGCGAGTTCGTGTGGACCGGCGGCGACGTCCACATCTACGAGAACCACATGGACCAGGTCCTCAAGCAGCTGGAACGCGAGCCCTATGACTACCCGCAGTTGAAGATCACGCGCAAGCCGGCATCGATCTTCGACTACACGCTGGAGGACTTTGAAGTGGTGGGCTACCAGCACCACCCCACCATCAAGGCGCCGATCGCCGTATGAGCACCGGGAACTTCACCGATCCGCAGTCCTTCACGGAGGAATTGGCCAGCTCGATCACCGGCGTCGGCCTGGTCTGGGCGCAGACCTCCGACGGCGTCATCGGCAAGGACGGGGACATGCCCTGGCACCTGCCCGAGGACCTCAAGCACTTCACCAGGCTCACCAGCGGGCACCCGGTCATCATGGGCCGCAAGACCTGGTTGTCCTTCCCCGACAAGTACCGTCCCCTGCCCGGCCGGACGAACATCGTCATTACCCGGCAGAAAAGCTGGGCCAGCACGCCTGAGGCGGAGGGCGCCGTCGTGGTTCCTTCCCTGGATGATGCGCTCCTTGAGTCGCAGTTTGTCGACGGCGGCGAGACGGTGTGGATCCTGGGCGGCGGCGACGTTTTCCGCCAGTCCACGGACCTCGCGAACGTCGCGGTGGTCACCACCATCGACGTGACGGCCGACGGCGACACGTTCGCCCCGGAGCTTGGCCCCAGTTGGGAGGCCTCCGCCTCCGTCCCGCCGGACGGCTGGCTGACCGCCGCCAACGGCACGCGCTACCGATTCACCAAATGGTCACGGACCGAGGGCTAGGAACATGCTGAAGAAACCCGAAACCCTGTTCGTGCTGGGCTACATGTTGCTGCCGCTGCTGGCGCTGCTCTCCGCGATCGTGGGGCTGACCATGATCCTGGGCGGCAACAAGATCGCCGGTGCCATCGTGCTGGTCATTGTTACCCAGATCTTCGCCTTCGGCGCGTTCTTCGCGCTGCGGGCCCGAAAGGCTGCTGTGCTGGAGGAGTCAGACCGGGGCTAGTAGATTCTGCCGTGCATGGGGAGGCCACCCCATCGCGGCAGTTGTGATCCTGCCTTAGGCTGGGGCCTGCAGCGCTCTGAACTGCTGCGGGACGAATATTGGGGGGAATCCTGGTGGCAGGAACTTTGTGGGGTGCCGACGTAGATCAACTGCGCACCCTCGCGCAGCAGTTCAGCAAGACCGCGGACCTGCTGCAGCAGCAGTCAATGCAGCTCAGCAGCCAGATCAACAACAATCCAGCGTGGAAGGGCGCAGACGCGCAGCGGTTCCGTTTGGACTGGAACAGCAACCACCGCACCCTTCTTCAGCAGACGGTCGCCCGGCTCCAGCAGGAGTCGAAAGTGCTGCTGAAGAACGCCGACGAGCAGGAGAAGGCGAGCACGAACGGCACTGCTTCGGGCGGTGCGGGTGTAGAGGCCAGCAGCAGTGGCTCCCGGCCGCCAATCCCCGGGCAGGGCAGCAACGATCCCTGGGGGCCGGGCTGGCTTACGGACCCTGATTCCCCTTGCCGCAACGGCTGGGATATCTACGGCCTCGCCAAGGCTTTCCCGAACCTACGGACGGGCCTTTTCGACATCGGCGCCATGCTGCACAAGTCGCGCATTGGCGACTTCCTGGACCCGTCAGCATGGCGGGCGTTCCAGGAGTCCAACGAGTTCAGCAAGTTCTTCAACCTCTCCAACAACCTTTTCGAGGGCAAGTTCCACGAAGTCCTGAACTTGGCCGACACCACTACTGCATTCAAGTACCTGGATGGCTTTGGCAAGGGCCTGGGAATCGTGGGAGTGGGCTTGGACGCCCTGGATGCCTTCAACAACTTCAAGGAAGGCGATTACGACGCAGGCAAGTATTCGCTTTTCAAGGTTGCGATGGGGGCCGGCTCGTTCGCCCCGCCGCCAGTGGGTACGGCCTGCATGGTAGCCAGCGGCGCCCTCGCCCTCTATGACAATGTCCCCGTTATCCACGCGGCCGTAGATAACGCCAAAGATAAGATCGCGGAGGGGACCGAGGCTGTCAGCGGTGCCATCAGCGACGGGGTCGACGCCGTCGGCGACTTCTTCGGCTTCTAATAACTGAGGAGAATAACCATTGACTGAACCAAGCACGGCCTTCGGCACGGCCGCCGGACAAGGCTTTCCCGATGCAATCGGTTTTGGCTTCGCCGAGCTATTACTCCTCCTGAACCTGCGTCGCGGCCCTGCAGCAGAGGCGTCGGCCAAGGCACTGCGGCTGGCGGAAGAGCTGGACGATGCCTCACTTCTCGCTGCCGGTGCTTCCTCCTTGGTGGCCCGCGGCTTGGCCACGGTGGAACCGGGGGGTGACCTCTCCGTCGCTGGACCGGTGGCAGCCGTGACGAGTGCCCTGACGGAGGCAGCCAAGCGTGTCCAGATCAATCTTTTGACCGCTGACTCGGTGGACAATGTGCTGTCCCTGGAGTCCCCCGAGTACCAGATACTCCTGCAGCCCCGCGCGTACCTCAGCTGGTTCGCGATGGCCCAGCGGCCCGATGCGACACCCGCAGAAGCGAATTTTTACATAGTCCGTAAGCATCTCGAAGACAACCCCTCCGGCGGGGCCACGATCCGGCTCCTGCAGAATGATGCGGAGAAACAGCTTCTGGTCAAGCGGAGCGGGCAGAGGTGGGCAGTAGGGTATGGCACCATTGATGCCCCCTCCGAACCCATTCAGGAAATTACCGGCCTCACAGACAGCCAGGTCCTGGACCACATCCGATCGATCAGACAGGACTAAGGTGCAAAACGGCATTCCAGGCAGCAACACGGGCAGTGGCTCGACTTCGGACGACCAAGTCCGTGCCGAACACGAGCAGGCGCTGGCACGCGGGGAAAAGAGAGTCCTGTTCCGCACCGTCGAGGGGAGGCTCTACAGCTACGCAAAGGATGAGCTCGGAGTGGTCACCGCCAGTTCGCACCCCCAAGTAAGGTCTGTCGTCGGCTTCCTGGTGTTGGCGGTTGTCTTCGCTGCCGTCGCGGTCTTCTCCATCCTGCTGGTGGCAGGACCCACAAGCAGGGGTCAAGACCCGATGTGGGACGCCCTCTTCCTGACAGTGCTGGGAGTGGCTGGCGTCCTGTACGCCCTCCGTATGGCGAAGGTGGCTGCGAGGGCCAAACGCCTGCGGACAGAACGGGGAATACCCGAACCCACAGCCCGTCAGTTCGACCGATGAAGAAACCTCACCTCGTCTTCCGCCTAACAACCGAAGAGCGCCATGAAAAGTGAAGTTTCCGGATCGAAAGGGTCCGGCCGCCGAGGGTACTACCGGCGGCAGGTGGAACTGGAGGCCGCGAAGCAGGGACTCACAGTCGAGGAATACGGGGTTTACAAGGGCGATGTCGGCAGTGCCGTCAAACCCATCAATTCCGCGGGCGGTCTGCTGTTCCTGGCCATCCTGATCACTCTGATCATGACCGTCGCGGCAGCATTACTCGTCAAGTTGTTCATCGATGGGACGGAGGACCCTGACTGGGGCAAGATCGTGTTCACTGTCGCCTTCGGACTGTGGATTATCCCCACAAGCTGGTCCTATTACTACAAGGAACGCAAGGCTGCACGTCTCCGGAAGGCAGCGGGGAAGACACTTGAACCTCCTACGCGCCGTTCGAGCCTGAGGGACTGGTGAAAACTTTGGCCCAAGAGCAGTGGGACCTGAGTTGACCCTGATGCACAACGACAACCGGGAGCGGCGGAACGACGTGGTGTACGCCGAGCATAAGGGCGCGCTCGCGCGGGGTGAAAAACGTGTGCTGCGAAAGACCAACACCGGCGAACTGCACAGCTATCCCGCCGACGAAATTGGATTCTCTCCCGGCCTGGGTCAGGCGCAGGTCCGGACATGGTGGGGCATGGGAATCCTCACTGCCGTCATGGTGGTCCTGGCAGTACTGTCCCTCGTGATACTGCTGAGGCCCGTACCCGACGGTGGCCAGCCGTTCTGGGGCGGACTGTTCCTCACCGCGTTCAGCGTTTATGGAGCCTGGTACAGCTACAGGCGGGAAGCACTGGAGATTCCCGAACCCAGCGCCCAACAGCTGGACTGGAACCAGGACCGGCATGGCCAGGCGTAGCCGGGGCGTGCCGCAGGAACCGGGCTATGTTCCCTACCAGCCGCCAGAAAAGCGGACTCTGCACCGGCTCTCTGAAAACGGCGGGATAGTTGCCTACACAGACGAAGAGTACGGGGTCCGCAAGGACGACGGGCTGGGCATCGTCAAACCCGTGAATTCCTCGGGCGGTCTGCTGTTCCTTTCCCTCCTGATGACGGCCATGTTCGGCCTGATGCTTTACGGCATCGTCCAGATGGCAGTGACTGACCAGTGGGAGATCCTCAGCCGGACGTGGTGGATGTACCTGCTGGTGCTCTACCCGCTGTTCGCAGGCTGGGCCGGCTTCTTGATGGAGCGCAAAGCCGAAAAGCTGCGGAGGGCGAAGAATCTCCCGCGGCCCGTG
Protein-coding regions in this window:
- a CDS encoding thymidylate synthase, with product MSIPTPYEDLLRDVLASGTHKSDRTGTGTTSVFGRQMRFDLAKTFPLITTKRVHFKSVAVELLWFLRGETNIKWMQDQGVTIWNEWADEDGDLGPVYGVQWRSWPTPDGGHIDQIAELVENLKSNPDSRRHMVSAWNVAELNDMALPPCHAFFQFYVANGKLSCQLYQRSADMFLGVPFNIASYALLTCMVAQQVGLEPGEFVWTGGDVHIYENHMDQVLKQLEREPYDYPQLKITRKPASIFDYTLEDFEVVGYQHHPTIKAPIAV
- a CDS encoding dihydrofolate reductase yields the protein MSTGNFTDPQSFTEELASSITGVGLVWAQTSDGVIGKDGDMPWHLPEDLKHFTRLTSGHPVIMGRKTWLSFPDKYRPLPGRTNIVITRQKSWASTPEAEGAVVVPSLDDALLESQFVDGGETVWILGGGDVFRQSTDLANVAVVTTIDVTADGDTFAPELGPSWEASASVPPDGWLTAANGTRYRFTKWSRTEG
- a CDS encoding NF038396 family protein, which translates into the protein MLKKPETLFVLGYMLLPLLALLSAIVGLTMILGGNKIAGAIVLVIVTQIFAFGAFFALRARKAAVLEESDRG
- a CDS encoding winged helix-turn-helix transcriptional regulator gives rise to the protein MSHILLLTNSTGSSVDILPALELLNHRVHILPAEPTALLETDPCDIVLLDARKDLVGARSLTQLLKATGLSAPLVLILTEGGMAAVSSAWAVDDIVLDSAGPAEVEARIRLSVARAVPEQEDAPSEIRAAGVIIDEASYTARVNGAPLNLTFKEFELLKYLAQHPGRVFTRQQLLTEVWGYDYYGGTRTVDVHVRRLRAKLGADHENLISTVRNVGYRLTLVRQQEDELTEA
- a CDS encoding RNA degradosome polyphosphate kinase produces the protein MNPEPSGTATSQEVAVPVRARFGSSEVPASRATQDRIDIPEFAPNLQPEGDIRPDRFLDRELSWLAFNSRVLELAEDPTLHLLERVSFLSIFASNLDEFFMVRVAGLKRRIATGLAVPSPAGLSPVEVLERISEEAHRLQERHAEVYADQIRPALAYEHIHLMHWDELDDAAKQQLSVMFAEKVFPILTPLAVDPAHPFPYISGLSLNLAVVVRNPISDKELFARVKVPDQLPRLISIDGPRAGAIPGRVARFIALEEVIAVHLDKLFPGMEVLEHHTFRVTRNEDVEVEEDDAENLLQALEKELLRRRFGPPVRLEVTHDINPNIRALLIRELGVEESEVYSVPAPLDLRGLSVIAAIDRADLHYPKHVPHTSRYLNESETSKAANVFAAMRRRDILLHHPYDSFSTSVQAFLEQAAADPKVQAIKQTLYRTSGDSPIVDALIDAAEAGKQVLALVEIKARFDEQANISWARKLEQAGVHVVYGIVGLKTHCKLSLVVRQEVDGLRRYCHIGTGNYHPRTARYYEDLGLLTANEQVGEDLSKLFNQLSGYAPKSTFKRLLVAPRSVRSGLIDRIETEIRNARAGVPGQVQIKVNSMVDEAIIDSLYRASQAGVKVDVVVRGICSLRPGVPGLSDNITVRSILGRFLEHSRVFAFANGGDPVVYIGSADMMHRNLDRRVEALVQLTSADDITYVLDLLKRYMAPETSSWHLDNEGRWTRHHLSEDGKPLEDVQSWLLASRPRQRSLSRR
- the mshD gene encoding mycothiol synthase, with the protein product MTPAHPQKWPVHVVRGGVDQRLLKDCRDLLAAAEESDGNPSISEQSLVTMRAGDSAGHTLLTLALYAPDEDSDPATGEDLAGFAVVVEEPDGNGILEIAVHPSYRNQGVADRLVGALKEVRGFDGLNAWSHGNHEAAADLAARYGYAPVRELWKMRMTTAGAELPDAGLPDGVAIRPFVPGKDEDAWLAANRAAFAHHPEQGNLTRADLEARMAEDWFDPAGFFLAEDRDGRLLGYHWTKVHPRHGSHPAIGEVYVVGITPEAQGMGLGKALTIAGIKHLRDAGLNGVMLYVDADNTAAVALYRRLGFTRWDMDVMYGPAAG
- a CDS encoding NUDIX hydrolase, which gives rise to MSSDALVADQTDHPGEPVAVTAAGAIPWRVNKDGLEVALIHRPRYDDWSWPKGKIDNGETVPECAVREVWEEIGLRAPLGIPLPPIHYHVSSGLKVVYYWAVKVNGNTLVPDGKEVDSVMWCAPEKAARLLSNPSDVVPLEYLRDAHERGTLDTWPLLVLRHAKAKPRSSWSKAEGERPLAATGTRQAQAVGRLLQAWKPMRVVTSPWLRCVATVAPYARATGAKVKLAEGLTEHKHQRSPKKTAAVIESLFDKQRPVVVCTHRPALPTVLKQLAEHMPSHLTRLLPAKEPYLSPGEVVVCHVANGGKKRVVAVEQFKPFDD